AGTCGAAGGCAAAACCTAGtgtaaaatatgtaagtatattACCGACACATTATTTCCTTTTGTTGATTCTCTTCGAGACAATAATCATAGTCGGTTGTGCTTCGAAGCAAAGAGTATTTATATCTGGTAAGTTTTTGCCTGTTTCAGATAAAAATGATGGCATATTATATCACACAGTCCGAGTCATTACACAAGCCCGTGAACAGTAgaataaattctgtattatttttgacaGCGGATgcgttttaagataaaattatagaacCTTCTTGAAGTACGATCACACTTATGACACTTTCTTTGAACTTAGTCAGTTTAAGGACATATTTTTCCACCTATTGCTATAAGTATtagagataaaattaattgtgatGCCCCAACGAACAAACATACAAGCACAAACATTACTGAAACAATATTCAGTGACAATTTGATACTTATGAGAGCGGAGTTCAATAAATCTATGGTTCGTCAAGCGATCGTGACCTCGgtaagacgaaacctcttagcatttaatggattcaccgcgcgggtgccgggtccattgcgttgcagggagtggagcttcaacagtgcctgggacttgcgacccaggtgtaggtttaaggggcccctaactaacgcgcgttaaacgctcacctccactgtccaagctcctcttcctacctaaccatatttgaaaagaacctactagggctgccttcgaagtacgttccaagaacgaattgatgtgagttctggacaggcccaagtcttttagcaggttgtagagagatttagccgttatacctctcgctcccacttctaccgcgtataaatccacgacgaacctatttcgagtgagttcgttagtgagctcgtaatatttgttgaccttgatggtatggtctttggggatgttggtttcccaaggaaccgtaagctctatcctcacaacgcgctttaagattcgcgaatacataaatatgtctggtctggaggccgacgcacgcAGTAATCCTGGTCATTTGGTCGTAgagatagttttttaaaaatatgtgtaaataGCAATCAACAAATCAAcaaatttgtttatgtttaatgataaaattctCGAGACCTGTTTCGTTCCCAGTTATACTTCATTATTGTCATTATGGTCGGAACTTTTTCCAAATACAGctgtatatatgtactttaatgtaaaaaaatattcgagaTGTCAGaagatttaaaatcttaattgaattttattcggAACAAAATTTACCTATAGTATGAACGagacatatataattagtttcaCCTGTGGcttcattatttaatgttaagttgcattaagtatttttttaagtattaatgataataaaaatgcaatattacacctaattttatattctgtggtatctattttatgtacataagtCTACACTAGATAATAagactaaattattttatatttattccgcCTTTTTTTCTTCTGTGTCTTCTTTGCTACCGATGCTTTGTTTTTCAAACATCATTCTAAGCTGTTCCGTCGCTGACATTGGTAATCTATCGTTTGCACCGAATTTGGGATCGGGTAATGTGGCTACGTTGAGTTCAGGATTCTTGAATGTGAACGGTGTCCACGGACCCTGGATGGATGGGTGATCGGTGTATTGATATTTCCTGAGTCGCAGCGCAGATAAGTCTCCCTGCTGTGTTCTCATGTTCTCAATCCATTTTGTGATCTCCGAGTGTGTCTTGTTTTGCATACTCATCCAAACTCTATCGCcatttactgaaaatatgtatatttaaaaaatatttaccttaaCAGCGagtaaaatattgacattttcTTCCCAATCTAGTTACTACTGCAATTTAATAgaccaaatattattattcttacgATACTCGGCTACAACGACTGGACTCCGATGTCTTCGCGGCTTCAAGTAAACCACTACACTGGGATTGTCTCTTGCGAAATCGACTAAATCctgttcaataaaatctcTGAAACACCAAAAAAAGAGATTTTAGACGCaagtttatgtttaaatttcacGAAAATGTCGATTCGCACCTCATTCCTCGGCTCCCGCCGTGACTTTTgcagaattttaaaacaatcctCTGCAATTGACAAACATAACGACCGACACCATTCTGCAATGGTGCTCGAACGAATCCGGATTTCAGAAATAAATTGCTATTAGACATTATAATGTAGTATTATTCTGTGAAGGAGGTTACAATTGTTTCTTGAAAATGACTTTGAcgtttacattaataatgacATCTGACGTTTCTGTTGTGTGTTGCCATATCATATATATGATAACCTCATACGacactttatataatcttcGGAGTTACCTGGTttactgtataatataatttattgttataataatgtaatttagtGTTCTTCTGGgtgttgttaaaaaaagtttttaaaaatgctgTTATTACGTAATCTCCGTGTTTTCTCCACacagtattcaaaattataatatacttcgTTCGTTAAACAAAAACTTGGATAGTggtaaaatattgtacaatcTAAGTGGGAACGAAGCCATGGTATAAAAAAACGTGCATTTACGTGActctttaattgaatttaacttataatctatattatgacacatttttatttgactacTTTGGACAGTAAAggcaataaaatcataaaaaacaagtaaccaagagttatatatgtataactctTATTAAGTCGTTTTGTACGTATAttatgaacaatttttattttaattaattttttctaccTTTTtaatggataaaaaaatatgagggaacagaaaaataaacatatatattacaaaagtgtattaataaaagaaaattaatatttacatcaaatttcacgaaataaatacaacttattgtatatatagtacgctaatactataattagaaaatattgcaCGGCGACATTAATGGGCGTAGATTGAATTTACAGCAAACGAAAAGTATGATAGTTTacgatttttttactttacataGTTAACATAAATACTGAgcgttttattgaaatctatCTTAGTTTTCGTTTCTATGTTATTCAAACCGAGCGAGGGTACAAGAGATAAATACGACAGGTATAAGTAACAAtgacattacaaaaatataaattggaaAATTCAAGATGGCGGCAAAGATATTGCTTCAAATACTCTTCTCTCTTCAGTAAAACGAATTTTGTGAATAATAAAGAGTAGGAAGCAGTTTTAGGAaatcaaatatgtttttgtctGTTCTAGCTCAAATCTACTTTCATTCAGCCAACGTAGACAGAGAAGTGCAGTGTGTTTAATCTGTATGtagtaaaaatagtttttttttgtgtattatgTTATTGTTGGGTTTTTTCTTCCAGTTGTTTTATTCTGACGGGTACTTGTACCGCGGGTAGGTCGACGCTCTTGGCCCGCCGGCGGCCATTTTGCACGTCCAAGCTGTTCCGACGCGCTTCCGGCGGAAGTGGTTGCAGTTCAGGAAGTGTCCGTTTCCTCGTCATTTCAGGTGTCTTAAGAGTTCcgcctataaaaaaaatgtcaagctaaatgtgaaattaaaatattgaaataatattatgaaagtaatcagttgattataaaaatgcaaaCTATTGTTCAAAAATGCAAAGGAGGTTGCCCTATTGGACAACCCAaatcaaataagttattttttttcatactgaACTATTAAGTGCCTTAAACGAACGCCACGAATTGGAACATCTGTACAAAAATATCTCTCCACATTTTCTGTCCTAACCTTTTCTCCTCGGAGCGTCCTGTGTCTCTTCACACCGACTTCTTCCGCcggaacataaaaaagacTCGCATCCGTCAGCCCGGGTCCT
This sequence is a window from Danaus plexippus chromosome 29 unlocalized genomic scaffold, MEX_DaPlex mxdp_36, whole genome shotgun sequence. Protein-coding genes within it:
- the LOC116776877 gene encoding large ribosomal subunit protein mL43, translated to MSNSNLFLKSGFVRAPLQNGVGRYVCQLQRIVLKFCKSHGGSRGMRDFIEQDLVDFARDNPSVVVYLKPRRHRSPVVVAEYLNGDRVWMSMQNKTHSEITKWIENMRTQQGDLSALRLRKYQYTDHPSIQGPWTPFTFKNPELNVATLPDPKFGANDRLPMSATEQLRMMFEKQSIGSKEDTEEKKAE